The following nucleotide sequence is from Bos taurus isolate L1 Dominette 01449 registration number 42190680 breed Hereford chromosome 3, ARS-UCD2.0, whole genome shotgun sequence.
CCATATTTATAGAGCTTGCATTCTGGTGGCGCTTGGAAAGTATTACTTACTGATTTGAGGAAGGCCTCAATAGGCTTGAAATTAAGGATGTCTAGGAGAGGCAAAAACCTGTATCAGTTATTGATTATACAGACATGAAATGGTAAATCATTGCAAATTCCAGTGTCTTTTTTAATCTAATAGGGAAAACTGATTCACACTGATGCTCAGAGGACTCAACTACAAGTGTTTTATGTACTCAGACTGACCATCATCCTTTGCTAAAGAGCTGCATTGTTTAAAACCCACCTCCAGACCAAGTCTGTTTCTTGCCTTTCTCATCTTCACACTGTAGCCAAACATCTGTTGCCTCAACTTACAGCCTTTTGTTCATCCAGTAAGTTGGGGGTGTTTGCTTGCCTCTCCCACAGGCTTTCTCTCCTCGTAGGTGTGACCTGCCCAATGGAAAGTCTGATTCATCTACCTCCCCTAGTTCGTATGCAGTCACTAGTCCATTTGGACCAGTTCTGCCCTCATACTGATGTTATGTTTTCTTGTGGAcagccagggcctggggagcaTTTCACTGTCCCATTCTGGGCTTCCTTTCCACTCCTGGAGAGGCATCAAGATGTTAAAGGTATAGGACCCTCATTTCTTGTGGCCCTTAAGGCTCTTCTGAACATCCCTTGAAGGGTCACCAGGCTGGTGAACAGCATCATCCAGACTTTTCTTTCAGGAAACCTGAGCTGAGAACACATTTACTGTGGCCAAACTCAGGGTGTCCTCTGTGTTTCAGTACCATTACTGCAGTCCAGAAGAGAATCAGTGGATCAGGAGaaagttttgaaaattaataCCTCCTTTTGCATAATCTCAGGACATCTTTTTCATGATCTCCAAGGATACCTCTCAGTATAATTAGTTGCCCACATAAGTATTTTTTAACGTTTGTGGGAGGTGGTGATGACGTACTTAAGCAACAGTACATAAATATAGAATCTATGTGTGTCACAGTGGGGATGCAAATCGGCCTACCTTGAAGGAACTCTAAAGGCCAGAGAAACAGCTAAAATAGCTTAGTTACCTTAGATTTGAGTGTCCCCAAATCTCATTTCAAAACCATCTTCTGGAGTGAATCAAGCAGTTCAGTCTAAGTTAAAATCTTGGGTTTTGTAATAGATCTGGATTTTTATTTACCACTATTTACTAGCTGAGTGAACTTACACGGATTACCTTTGAGCTTGACCTGTCACGTGACAAGAATACTGCCTACCTCAAAAGgccatgaagattaaatgaaataatatatcacttagcacaatgcctggcacacagtaaacacTCAGTAAATGGTAGACATTGTTTATTGGTATTATCTGTTACCTCTTTAGCCTTATTTCACCTTCCAAAAAGAACCTTATTTCCACATTTGGTGAGCATCCATATTTACTGACTGTAGTACTTAAGTATGCTGAGAGGATGAGAAAGGCTTTCTATCTTGAGGAGAACCATCACAGGtattaatagaaatatttaaggGGTATTAGGAGAACACAGATACTGGATTATAAGGACAGTGGCTTCCTTATACTCCCATTCTATTCTCCAAGGCTTAGCACTGTGCCTGGGATATGTAATCAGTCTGTTCAGATGAATAAAAGAGGAGTTTCCATTAGGGAGATTAACCAGAACAGTATTCACATAAGTAGTAGAATGAAATTTCATAGAGCACCTCCAGGGCCAGGCTAAACTAATTCACTGCCgcatgacagtgaaaagacaTCAAAACTCTGAATGGTGTGTAGTTTGTACAAATTTGCATTTTAGATGTCTGGTGGCAGTATGGATTAGAGGTGGAGATCGTGTTTAGGGACGATGGACCATTTATTAGGCAGTAGCTCGGTGCCAGGCCCTGAGGTAGGTGTGGGATGTATTAAATACATGGGCAGATTTGAGATCTGGGGTTTACCACTTAGGAGACTATACTGTGAGATGTTGAAGACCTGGAAAACACCTttggaaagaaaggaatgaatATGGGAAAGAACTAGTAGTACTTACTGACCAGatagggaaagaggaaaagggaggaaCCAAGGTTATGACTGTGAATCATGGACAAAAATATGGTCTCAGATTTGATTTTGAGTGAGGAAATGGTAGGGCATTCAAGAACAAGGAGTCAGTTGTCAGGGtagattttttaattgaaacttaGAAAAGAGGTTAGAGTTGATTTGTGGGTCAGTTGCAAGGGGTTGCAGGTTTAAATCGAGGGTGGGTGAGAAGTTGGGAGAGATAGTAGAAAAGATCAAAGGAGTGGGGAATGAGCCTTGAATGAAATTTCATGTTTGAGAGGCGGGAGGAGGAAAcaggcagaggaaagaaaagaacagcCATAAAGGTAGAAAAACCAGAAAGCAGTCACAGAAGCCAGTAGAGATGAAAGTTTGATAAGGGAGAGAATGAAAGTGCTGAATGTTAAGCTAGTTAGGTCAGATGGGAAGACACCGGGAAGCTAGGAGGAAAACAAATTCCCTTAGGCTGAAGTAGAAAATTTGGATTAACTAGTAACTGTAGGTGATgttgaaaatatttgttaaaaggcTCTGGGATAGGTTTTTATTTGGGGGTGAAGTGTTAGTCagccagtcgtgtctgactctttgtgaccccatggactgtagctcaccaggctcctctgcccatggaattctccaggcaaggaactgaagtgggttgccattcccttctccaggggatctttccaacccagggatcaaacccaggtctcctgcattgtaagtagATTCTATTTGGGGGTGGGTAGGTGTACTTTAGATCTATTTTTCTTAAAGTCAAAAAGATAGTATGTGAAATTTCATAAAAAGTAATAGTGTCCTTTTATCCGTTATCAACTCTTTGAGGTGTTTTACCATATTCCTACACAAAGCCCTAAGACTGCCACTTCTTGATGATAAAGTTTAGACATTGTCTACTGACTTTGTGTTATAGAAAATGAGGGTATAGTTCTTTTAAACCTCTACCCTTCTCTGCATCTTTCAAAAATCATTATATcacaaattttcatttatttttacataatttggATTCTGTAAATGTTACTTATTACAGAGCCAAATTGTGAGCTACCATTGTGCTTCCTTTTGTGAAATTTAGTGTTTTCCTTGGAGATGATGGTCATCTTAAATAGGCAGTTTTCCATATCCATATctttaatcctttatcagatctATCATAGACCTTCAGAAAGATGATCTGTCAATTCCATTTCACCCGCTAGAGATCTTTCCGAGCCCTCTATCATTTGTTTTCTTCACAACCAATTACCCTTTTGGGCCCTTTTTCATTCTAGAATTTCTTTATCCCCTTCCCCCTAttagttttctcatttcctgGATGATCTCATTTTATCCGCTGTACTGATTCACCTTGGTTTActgaagcactttttttttttttgagtcattgTGTGTCGAactgtcttcattctttcctcGTGTTTAACTGGTAGTTTGGTTGGGTATAGTATTCTAGCTAGAACATAGTTTAGTTTTGAAGACTTGCTCCCTTGTCTGGGAAAAGGAGGAAGTCATATATAAAGTTGAAGTTGGAGTGACCATATTTAGGCTGTCCTAaagcctggtgactcagaggtaaagaatctgcctgtagtgcaaaAGAcgggagttccatccctgggttgggaagatcccctggaagagggcctggcaacccactgcagtactcttgctgggaaaaatctatgaacagaggagcctggctggctatgatccatggggtcgcgaagagtaggacacgactgaaacaatgagcacatgcacacaaagcagTGACAAAGCAGGGGAACATACACGAAGGAAATGTGCAGAGATGAGAGGGCTTCCTACCCCAGAGAGATTGAGACAGTAACTGGGGTTCTGTTGGTTTTCTGATTTCTGATTCCAGAACTCACGAGAGCTTGCTTTACTTATTATTATTCCCTGCCCCCCAAATCTATGACAATTTGAgtggtttctgtttcttttttttaatagatttttttttcttatgaaagttcttaagatttactctttttaaaaaaaaatttttttataaagtttaaaaataaaaaaaaattttttttttcattgtgctgggtcttcgttgctgctagGCTTTCCCTAGCTGTGGTGAGCGGGGCTACTGTTgattgcggtgcacaggcttctcattgtggtggcttctcgttgcaaagcacaggctctaggcacaccagcttcagtagttgcagcacacagactcagtagttgcagcttgcaggctctagattgtgggctcaggagttgatgcacatggacttagttgctctgcagcatgtagtATCtgcctggaccaaggatcaaacccatgtcacctgcattggcaggtggattcctagcCACTGTGCCGCTAGGCAAGTCCAGGTTTCTGTTTCTTATGACTAAATGTTCTTCAAGACACCTATCCATTTATAAACTAAAGACAAAATGAGATACCTTTGTATCTATGCTTTGAGGAAAGGCAGCATTTGCCAATGGGAGTGATGCCAAAGGATCTAAGTAATGGGAAGGACTCTTTTTCCAAGGTTACTGCCTATCCGGGACCTGAAATAACTACTGTCTCTATCTGTGACCCTGCTTACTATCCCACCTGGTAGCATTGGGATGATATCAGAAGCTCAGCTATGACTCATATAGACAAAAATGGCCCTGAAGGTGGATATCCAGCTTCTGGCTTCTGGCACAACATTGGTAGGTCTCCCTGTCCAATGGAATGGCTTGGTTTACGGTGAGCACCAACTGAGATGATATTTCACTGATACCATCTCTCTCAGGATCCTATTTAAGTCTCAGTTGCTTCAAGCTTGTCTCAAGGGAACAATCTCAAAACTTGTCCTTGCACAAAAACATGGTTCCcgcctcattttcttctttcttaagccATACAGTTGGTTTCCCTCCTGGGAAGTTGAGCTGAGGGTGTGCATTCATTCTGGAATAGGAAGGAAAGTGTTAGCCATGGAAGACAGGTATATACATGGTTAACTAAATCCACTCACATAAAAATGTTGAGGCAGAGATGGGGCTGCTCCATAGACACTGAATGCCACCCTGTTAGAAGAGTAACCTACAGACTATACCTGTATCTGAGGGAGGTCTGCAATCCCAGTTCTTCATTAATTCTGAAgtggtttatattttatttctattcttcaACTGGAACTTCTATAGGCCCTTTAACTATTAAAGAGTGCTTTTGTATACATTTATGGTATAGTCCTAGAGACAGgcattatttttcccattttacagataaactgaggcacagagtgatTAAGTGGTTgctactatgctaaagcctttgactgtgtggatcacaataaactgtggaaaattctgaaagagatgggaataccagaccacctgatctgcctcttgagaaatttgtatgcaggtcaggaagcaacagttagaactagacatggaa
It contains:
- the CD160 gene encoding LOW QUALITY PROTEIN: CD160 antigen (The sequence of the model RefSeq protein was modified relative to this genomic sequence to represent the inferred CDS: inserted 1 base in 1 codon; substituted 2 bases at 2 genomic stop codons), with amino-acid sequence MNAHPQLNFPGGKPTVWLKKEENEAGTMFLCKDKFXDCSLETSLKQLRLKXDPERDGISEISSQLVLTVNQAIPLDRETYQCCARSQKLDIHLQGHFCLYESYSPDPLILFWTAVMVLKHRGHPEFGHSKCVLSSGFLKEKXWMMLFTSLVTLQGMFRRALRATRNEGPIPLTS